The following is a genomic window from Malus sylvestris chromosome 7, drMalSylv7.2, whole genome shotgun sequence.
AAGAAAAAACTATTATAAGATCTCAACATACTGAACTTCCTCAGAAAAATTGATGGGAGATAggttgaaatttttgagttttcatACCTTCAAATTGATGACAGCAACTCTGTTGGCTGGAGCAGAGAGCTGCTGACTGATATAGGCCATCGATTTTAACATAGGCTCTAGTGTAACCCTTGTTAGCCTAAACTGTACCTCTTTCTCCCCTGCAGGATTCTTTCCATAATCTTGTAGCTACAGGTGGAGTAAAAGAAATTAGAACAGCAAGCCAAGAAGGCTACTCTAGTGGAGCCAAATTCAGCATGCATAAGTTATTTGAAAATACAGCaagaagaataattaaatggattGAACAGAAATAGCACAAAtatttaaatggttttcaaaagATGATAAATCATTTCTGAACTAAAGTAgcattttttaaggaaaaagtTTATCACCTAAAATGACTTATGATGAGGGGCAATGcattcaatggttaaatttgacACAACTTTTGAAATAAATAATTCACTGAATCTAGCCCCTTTAGTGCATTGTTCCTCAACTTAAATCCCTTAGTTGAGCACTTCTAATGATTAAGGTATCATGAGAATGAAACTGGCTTATATATTGATTTGCCTCATGAAACTGCCTATTAGTCTCAGTGACTCACTTTACCCCCGAAATTGGATTTGTCTCACTTTGCCCCTTGAAACTGCCAAAATCAAACCATTTCACCCCATTTCCGTTAATTCTGTCTCAAGGATAAATGAAAGGCATTATGGACATTGCATACCATGCTGGCAGAGATGAGCTATTGTGGTTGGCATGGTATGAATTTTTAGACTGCCCTTAACCTCTAAAACTGTCAAATCTCTGCCAATGTGGACATAAATGGTGTGAAATGATTCGATTTTGGCAGTTTCAAGGGGTAATGTGAGACAAATCCAGTTTCAGGAGGTAAAGTGACATATGGCGGTTTCAGGCGGCAATTCAATGAATAAGCCAATGAAAATTGTTATACTCTTCTTGAGTGAAATTGAAGAAACCTCAAACATATAGAAGCAAAGTTAGAAATATTCTTCACATATACAAAATGGATATGCATACCTTCAAGTTGATAACAGCCACTTTCCCAGCTGATGTTGAATTCTTATTTTCTATGATCCATGTCATGGACTTGAAACAAGTAACGACCAACTAcatcaaattaaaaattttgaatgggTCAAAATCCTATATCTTTAGAGAACATATTCAAAACTAAGACTCTCCAGATATCAGGTATAAAATAAACACATAGTCAGAGAAAAGGGTATAAATGGAAACAAACTAAATAACAATAAACCTCCTAGATTCATACCGTGCTATCAAGACTGCCACCATCAGGGTGAATGGAGACAGGAGCCATGCTGGGCTGGTTCAAATCAGCAGCAGGAACTCCTCCATCATTAAGATTAAAGCGATGTGGCAATGCTTCTTGCCAAGGCCACAAAGAGGGGGCAATTTCACCAGGTGGCAATTGGCTTGTCTTCAAACTGTCTTCCTGTGCATTTCCACTAGCCTGAGAGCTAGGAGGCGTGACTTTGgcaacatttttctttacaaCAGCAATCTTTTTCCCACCCTCTCGTAGAGCACTCATTGCCGCATTGTAAGTCTCTAGACCAACTGCCCCTTCTTCTGCATACTTAATGGCTTCCCGACATAGATTGTTAAAGCGCATAGTCAATGTCTCAATACCTTGCAGATCTGAACTTTGTTCATCTGGTCCAACCCAAGATTTAGCATTTCTTGTCCATCGCTTCAATATGTAATGTGATGGAAGGGTAAGAACATTTGTTACTGTGAAGACGGTCAAAATATGTCTACATAGGATGCCTGAATATTCAAACATTTGACAGCTGCAGCTTGCTTTTATTTCGGAGACATTTAATATGACCATATATGCCTTATCATCATGTTCATATTTTGCAACCCTGTATTTACTGACTATCCCATCGCCCTCAATCTTATTTGCAGTATAAACAAAAGTTTCAACCAATTCCTCTTGAAACTTCGCAAAAACTTTTTTGGTATACAAGTTAGCTGCCTGCTGTTCCATTGGTGAAGGTGTTTTCAGTACAGGTGTAGTGCACATTGTATCAATATCCGCCTCTATTTCTTTTTCTAACGAATGCTCAAGAGCCCTTTCATACTGCTTAAAAAACATAGGTATACTCATTTGTTGATTCACATAGCCATCAAAAAAAGAACTAATACCTTGGTTTGAGGAAATTGCAGCAAAGAAAGTTCCATGAAAATAAACTGGGGCCCATTGCTTTCGAGCATTATACACTGCCTGCAGCCAATCATTTCTCAGTAGATCATATCTATCAAGAAGGGATGCCCACGATGATTCAAAATCCTCAATTGTCTCCGAAAAGTTGATGCAACTATATAGTTCTCCGTAGAAGGAAGGATGGGCAAGATATACATGAGCCAATCTTTCTTGGCCTTCCCTTAAAATATGCCACTTGCATATACAGTGCCGCGTTTCTGGAAAAACCTGAGCAACTGCTACTTGTATGGCTCTGTCTTGGTCTGTAGTTATAGAAACAGGAGGCCGATCATTCATGGCAGAAAGCCATGTCCTAAACAGCCATGTAAAGTTAGACTCGGACTCATCTAGAAGTAATGCACAACCAAACAAGACCTTCTGACCATGATGATTTACACCAGTGAAAGGAGCAAAGGGGACTTGGTAATGATTTGGTCGATACATTGTATCAAAAATTACAGCATCGCCAAAGTGGTTATAAGCTGTCCTAGATCTTGCATCGACCCAAAAGACATTGGTCATGCGGTTTTCATCATCAAGCTGTATAGCATAGAAGAAGCCAGGGTTTTCAGCTTGCATCTTCTTGAAATAGTTTAGAAGATTTTGAGCATCTCGCCCGAGTGTTCTCTTTCGGCTACACGGCCTTATACAGTTAACAGGCCGAAGGTTCCTTGCTGAGTGGTTTGGTTCTACAGGGGAGACGCTCCTGCCTCCACGATTTGGTTCATAAGAGACATGATTACCATCCATGGAAAAGTATGAATCAGTAGTGGCATCCAAAGTCTCAGATGTATTCTTCGTAGCACCAGCAAAGTGTCTACGGGGTCGAAGGTAATGGACCTTACTAGGACTTACCATAGAATGGTTGTGGTCCTCAACAAACTTTGTAGTAACCCAACTGTTTGCATCCTTTCTCTCTATACGTAGCATGGCATTGCAGCTTTCTACATTCTTTCGTTTGAATACCTCTCTCGAACATGCAAAGTCCCATGTCACTATAGGTCCATCAGGCTTAGCACGAGTAAACTGGCCAACATGGGTGCTAAAGCCCACATTCCTCGCATATGCATCATACAGAATCTTGGCAGCGTCCTCGGACTCGAATTCCATTCCCACATGTGGCTTAGAATCATCCTGAATATTTACCTCTCTCCCTGAAAAATTTTCTTTCACATTCTGCTTTTGACCTTTATCAGGTTCATTGTTTTCTGCCATATGATGTTCCAAGTTTTCTCCCTCAGCATCTACCAGCACTTCAGTTTCCATTACAGTTGTCTGAATGATATGAACATATATATCATTCCCTTAGCTCTGACTATGAAGAATCCTCACAGTTACGCCAACTGAAGGTACAATAAAACAAGCTgattaattatacaaaaaattatatatcaACAGAAGGTagttattatatataaaaacatcaaaacaaatgaaaaggTTAAAGATTACTGAGATCCAAACGCCAAGGAGTAAGTGGTTGTTCACAAATATCCTGGCTGGGAACACTCCTTGGAATGAGAAGAGCAGAAACTAGCTGCAAATAACCAAACTTTAATGAATATCCTCATAAATTACTTCACTTTTCCCACTCCAATCCAATTTAGGTGTTTAATAAGAATTCTCGCCAATGTACCATTTCTACCATGATATGCTCACAACACAATTTCGAGAACGATTTGAGGTGCAAAAATCTTTGCTATTCAAATTAAATCTATTAAAACTGAAACAAAACCGAAAATAATCGGGTCACGGTGTTGCATTGATTCCTGATTTCTTGAGTTTACAGAAAAAAGATAAATTTAacagcaaaaaacaaaaatcattcaCAGTAATTCATTACCTTTCTAATTCAAACAAAACAGTAAGTAAAGCAACATTCAGTTCAGATatcatttcaaaaacaaaaccaaaaacgttttcaatTGGATATTTCTGCGAACAGATAATGGGATCAAACGAAGCacagaaaaaattgaagaataattaaataaataaaaccagaGTTTCACCTGGTTTCTTCGAGCCTCAATTTTGGGACTGGGAATTGAAGTGCCATTGCCGCTTGAATTTCCACAGAGTGttggaaattagggtttgtcaAATTGGGGCTAAAGTACCTGCAAGAGTATAAGAGCGTAGAGCTCCAATTGTTTGTGTTAAAGGAGTCGCAGAGTGCGAGCGCATAAAGCATAAGCCCCaaaccaaaaacccagaaaagaaaGAGGGTGTCGCCGTCGTCCTCGTCACTGCTGCACTCTCCGCCttcgtttttttctttttttttttttgggttgacaTTTTCACTGTCCATCTCTTATGTTTTTTTTCACTGTTTGGTAATTATTACGTGTACGTCTGGTGCACGTGTACTCTTGCCAACAGCGATACTTGAGTGCTACAGATCATTTTTTAACTAGATATCAAATTCGTAATTGTCGTTTAGTAGTTTAGTATTATGATGTAGTGATATTTATATTTACTTGTATCTGATAAATTTTATATTCATTTCTCGTTAAATAcgaatttaaactacattattgctagcatatTGGATGCTTAACCCACTCCCTCTTTTCTTTGCGTaagataatattgtttattaaaaaaaattgtaactaggaaataattcaaactaATAAGAACTCGTATGGAACCGGTTTGTCGTTACtatggtttttttgttttttgtctaaTAATACATTGTTATGTGCAAGTTTTTCTCCACATAACAATGTATTATTGAATCGAGACGTCACGTGACGGTGAATTCATTTTATGTAAGTTGTTCTCCAGATTAAAACCTCTATTGACGAAAAAGAGAGAGCAATGATACACATAGTTTGAACCAAAAGAGTGGGATGAACTTGATGATAATATATGGTGCAAATGTATGAATATCTAGGGTTTTGGAAGCAAAGAGAAAGAAATGCTATTGTTCAAATAATATTGTGTATCAATATAAAAAAACagatagtgttattcacacacttatttgtactttttatatACCCTTCTTTTATTCATTCGATCCCTAAGGTCACAAATTAAGAgttgtgtgtgagaagtaaaaatgggtgtctGGATAACATTATCCTATAAATTTCAGGTTTAGTTAGTGAGCTAGGTAGCCTTTTGTAATTGGGATTAAACAAGTAAACaagccacttaatactacggtctagtggtattctcaCGTACGTATGAAGAAGATTTCGAAAAGTAAAGGGCTTCTACTTTGGATTCTAACAGGAGGAACTACACAAGGTGGAACCAATGATCGAAAGAAGCTAGTGTAGTGGGCCTTTCTTTGGGCCTTTTACACTTAAAGTCATCTTTATGTCCAAATATAAGCTAATGGGCCCTAGAAATGCAAACTATTTCAAGGCTAGTGGTCAACGGCTAATCGTTAATGTGATTAATTAAGACCATCTAATTAATCTCACCCTTAATTAGTTCCATCATTCTATTGTACTTATCTCAATACACTAGCCTCGGTGTGGGATCCATAAGGTTTTAATTTGTGAGGTGATTAATACTAATACAATTAAATCCTTCTTTTAATTCTTATGTCGCACAATATGACTAGTCATTAAGAAGACCTCAtaagccatgagtgacacctagttgTGTGTCATGACTACTCAAGCCAATATACAACATATCGGAAACCTGTTAGTTAGAATTAGAAGGCAATTCGATTTTTTTCTAAAGtgatactcttaatcacatcgTTAGAGTATAGATATTTTATGTCAAAATCCTAATAGGATGGTTATAGTCATTTTGGTGGGAAGTTATTAATTACACTGAgagattttattttgtttttttggtcaaaattaCAATGAGAGATTAGAAATGAAAGTTTTGAATTACATGGACGTAGAGGATCGTTACAAGTTAGCGCTTGTGTACTTTTTGTTAGATGAATGCCTTAAAACAACTCGTACAACACGCGTACAAAATAATTGTAGAAGGCATGGCTTGGTGCAGGAAATGAGGTTCAATTTccacaattttatttttgagagTGATTCTTTCCAAATTGTCTCTACTTCGAACGAAAGCTCTCCTAATATGTTGATCGTTGGAAAAATTGTGGAAGATTCGATTCCAAGCAAACGTTGCAGCTCATTGCCGTGCCCGTTAGTTTTTTCAAACTGAACTGGTTTTTCCTGTAAATAATGATTCAATGACTGAACCTCCATCTGCAACTACCGATTTGCTACTTGAAGAGAGCCTCTTGTAACTCTTTGCTCTCAAAGTCAGGTCAAACTTTTTAGTTGACACTAATAAGTATTATAAATTGTAAAGTGCGTaacatagaattttttttagtgcatcgatatttttacattagagGAAGAGAGAGTTCGGTTAAACTACACAATAGACAACCTattttggtatcaaattcatcATCCACAATATTCGAACTCAAGACatttcacttccaagtgaaaaggaataccatTAGACTGTAGTACTGATTGGCAATAACACagattttttaagtataaaccaTTTAACAAAGGAAAATATCGCAAAATGTTGGGTAAGAGAGATTAGAAAATGCATTTCTCTTCTCCTCCATGCCCTTGTAACGTTCAAAAGTGCATTTCTTAAATACCCCTACCCAACATTTTTGTGAgcattttctttatattttgacTTTCAATCTCGTTACTCTGAAATTCCGCACCAAAACATACGAATCTAATTTTTTAGGgttaaaaagagagaaaatcttTATCAAGATTCCCACTTTTTGTTCCCTTTGCGATTATCTACTtgtataaaataaagaaaatttctttctttctcccaAAACCAAAGACACAAAAAAGCCAGAACCATTCtcttgttttataatttttgttgGTCCACAATCTTCCCTGTCCACCCACCCACATGGAATCACAACAAACTGAGACCAACCCCAACCCTCCCACATTGACCAACACCCTTCAAACTTCAAACACAATTAAGTTATAAAAGAAAGAGAGGTAGTTGTTGATGATGGAGAAAAAGAAGACCCATTGTCCTCCAAGTTTCTTTGGACACCCACCTGATCCACCCCGCTCCCAGCAGATTCCATCAAGCCACCCAAGCTGCCATCCCCAGCTGCACCAAATATCAAGTCAAAGTTCTCTTCGAACCCCAAGTCCTCGAACAAGTCCGGTAACTCCAACGACTTGTCGAGGTGGATGTCTTCGGGAACTGGAAGCTGCTGAGTCATCATTCCGGTGTCCAAAAAGTTCCAACTAAACTGGTGCTCCTTTGCATGCTCAGGATCCATTACTTGCTCCATTGTATTGCTTTCAATGCAATGCAGCAGATGAGGGTAATGAAGTTGCGGCGAGATCATTCGTTCTTGTTTTTGctcttgctgctgctgctgctcctGTTGCGGTTGCAATTGGTGCACTTTGCgttgttcttgttcttgttcttgttcttgttcttgttgctgctgctgctgctgctgttgtgGTAGTAATGGGTGCACTTTGCGgtcgacttcttcttcttcttcttcttgggg
Proteins encoded in this region:
- the LOC126630771 gene encoding protein FAR1-RELATED SEQUENCE 3-like, with translation METEVLVDAEGENLEHHMAENNEPDKGQKQNVKENFSGREVNIQDDSKPHVGMEFESEDAAKILYDAYARNVGFSTHVGQFTRAKPDGPIVTWDFACSREVFKRKNVESCNAMLRIERKDANSWVTTKFVEDHNHSMVSPSKVHYLRPRRHFAGATKNTSETLDATTDSYFSMDGNHVSYEPNRGGRSVSPVEPNHSARNLRPVNCIRPCSRKRTLGRDAQNLLNYFKKMQAENPGFFYAIQLDDENRMTNVFWVDARSRTAYNHFGDAVIFDTMYRPNHYQVPFAPFTGVNHHGQKVLFGCALLLDESESNFTWLFRTWLSAMNDRPPVSITTDQDRAIQVAVAQVFPETRHCICKWHILREGQERLAHVYLAHPSFYGELYSCINFSETIEDFESSWASLLDRYDLLRNDWLQAVYNARKQWAPVYFHGTFFAAISSNQGISSFFDGYVNQQMSIPMFFKQYERALEHSLEKEIEADIDTMCTTPVLKTPSPMEQQAANLYTKKVFAKFQEELVETFVYTANKIEGDGIVSKYRVAKYEHDDKAYMVILNVSEIKASCSCQMFEYSGILCRHILTVFTVTNVLTLPSHYILKRWTRNAKSWVGPDEQSSDLQGIETLTMRFNNLCREAIKYAEEGAVGLETYNAAMSALREGGKKIAVVKKNVAKVTPPSSQASGNAQEDSLKTSQLPPGEIAPSLWPWQEALPHRFNLNDGGVPAADLNQPSMAPVSIHPDGGSLDSTLVVTCFKSMTWIIENKNSTSAGKVAVINLKLQDYGKNPAGEKEVQFRLTRVTLEPMLKSMAYISQQLSAPANRVAVINLKLQDTKTTSGEMEVKFQVSRDTLGSMLRSMACIREQL